One part of the Musa acuminata AAA Group cultivar baxijiao chromosome BXJ1-5, Cavendish_Baxijiao_AAA, whole genome shotgun sequence genome encodes these proteins:
- the LOC135673899 gene encoding uncharacterized protein LOC135673899: MSSDHQDERARLAIGGPFPTEATGELPPLRGPREERPATASERYWRFFNDPGLSPPDGTTGNPPPVSAEAFHGLTHQVQLLTDMVQTIVPLVSRPSRPPGPQPLYQQGVPTQAPTQLREPPTSPRVPLSQTREQAVVCPEGHSEPEALSSNSAVSLRAQLRLVNERLDNVQREIHAGPPGEPTEGPHQGSPFVPKILEHAIPPGFRLPPLDTYDGSADPADHTAAFRAQMSLYGTSDALMSRAFPTTLRGPALAWYGGLKTATIASFDQLAKNFELHFIACARPKPSMAFLLGLTQKEDEPLSLYVNRFATRIRELSDAHPSLSMQAFVTGLRPSRLFWSLVERPPTSVPEMLQRANQFVEVEAWTGGKRQEHKRERPEPAQGPPPPRRKLHQPDPPLLGPLRGTSRTEVFLQIRERGLLKTPYPMNNPRELADRSKYCRFHRQNGHDTEECRELSRQIYELRREGRLDPSDDQTGNIPPTCPDGPAERLISVITGGPASGGDSMSGRKAYARSAWDEGPHGTPDPQVTFPPEVAGRLEHDDALVITARIANAQVRRIMIDTGSSADILFHDAFQKLGLTKQALKPVRSDLTGFTGNSVSPLGSVTLPLTLGTPPKTKTVMSTFLIVDLPTAYNAILGRPSLNKSRALVSTYHQTVKFPTHAGTGEAWGSPRESRRCYLTAVSLHNRAKTEAPLDDPRKMKRPNPHPEPSAPTYDVSLKKGRPDRTIKVGADLPQDEREQLVGLLQENADVFAWSPSDAAGVDPKATQHHLNISPDARPVKQRPRPQAPDRQQAVRQEVERLLAADFIEEVKYPQWLSNVVLVKKHNGSWRMCVDYTSLNQACPKDCYPLPRIDQLVDATAGHARLSFMDAFSGYNQIRMTPEDQRHTAFITNLGAYFYKVMPFGLKNAGATYQRTINKIFAQQIGRNLEVYVDDMIVKSRVSGDHLTDLSETFATLRNCGLRLNPAKCAFGVSTGKFLGFIIHERGIDVNPEKVQAILDMQAPRAVKDLQRLNGRLAALSRFLSRSGDRCLAFFCAIRDPKNFQWTPQCEEAFRQVQQHLANLPRLASVTTGEELCVYLAASQHAVSSVLVKEAGEQLPVYYTSHVLSGPEERYPPIEKLALALVLAARKLRPYFQAHPIKVDSSSGRSNSESSTSTTRRPSELGGTWVLQVDGSSASTGAGAGLVLSAPDGQTFERSLRFGFHATNNEAEYEALLAGLRLSREMQVDAIKVLTDSQLVTEQLNGGYVAREPAMAKYVAEVKNLASCFAHFTISRVPRLQNDCADELAKLASKRPPGATHGIEELPSPSIPVACVSAAGSQATWLGDMLRYKRDGTLPTDEAAARRIRRKHAWYSEANGRLYKRSFSHPLLRCLEPEEAAVVLAEVHEGICGEHITGRTLACKILRQGYYWPTMVQDAMAYVRKCGPCQKHARTPQLPAVPLSPITCAWPFAQWGLDLLGPFPPASGQRRYIVVAIDYFTRWPEAEPLAAITEQQIEKFIWKNIVTRFGLPRTIVTDNGTQFSGKRIQEFCASYGIRLKHSSVAHPQTNGLAEVTNRSILDGLKRRVSASRTAWVEELPSILWSLRTTPKTATGESPYSLSYGTEAVLPPEVVFPTPRVEEYQETTSDQGLRAGLDLIEERRAGAHRRELSYKRAVARVYNRRVRPRPIKMNDLVLRRAEVSNPTRAGGKLAPNWEGPYRIIEVVQPGTYKLATMDGSRLPRTWNVRNLKRFFV; the protein is encoded by the exons ATGTCGAGCGATCATCAAGACGAGCGTGCCAGACTCGCGATCGGGGGACCATTCCCGACTGAGGCTACGGGAGAACTCCCCCCTCTCCGAGGACCTCGGGAAGAGCGTCCCGCTACGGCttcggagcgctactggcggtTCTTCAACGATCCGGGCTTATCGCCCCCCGACGGAACCACCGGCAATCCGCCGCCCGTATCGGCAGAAGCCTTCCACGGCCTCACTCACCAGGTCCAGCTACTCACCGACATGGTACAAACCATTGTCCCCCTTGTCTCTCGTCCATCTCGGCCCCCGGGCCCCCAGCCGTTGTATCAACAGGGGGTCCCTACTCAAGCTCCCACCCAGCTTCGAGAGCCCCCCACCTCACCACGGGTGCCGCTATCTCAAACCCGCGAGCAGGCGGTGGTCTGCCCGGAAGGCCACTCGGAACCAGAGGCTCTATCCTCGAACTCTGCAGTTTCCCTCCGCGCTCAGCTGCGTCTCGTCAACGAACGGCTTGATAATGTGCAAAGGGAAATCCATGCCGGACCACCAGGAGAGCCCACGGAAGGCCCACATCAGGGGTCGCCGTTCGTGCCGAAGATACTGGAGCACGCCATTCCCCCAGGCTTCCGACTCCCCCCCCTGGACACTTATGACGGCTCCGCGGACCCGGCCGACCACACAGCGGCCTTCCGCGCACAAATGTCGTTGTACGGGACCTCTGACGCCTTGATGAGCAGGGCATTCCCCACCACGTTGAGAGGGCCGGCCCTCGCGTGGTACGGAGGCTTGAAGACTGCGACGATCGCCTCATTCGATCAGCTCGCTAagaacttcgagctccacttcatagCTTGCGCTCGCCCAAAGCCTTCCATGGCGTTCCTCCTCGGGCTTACCCagaaggaggatgagcccctctcccttTATGTAAATCGCTTTGCTACAAGGATCCGGGAACTCTCGGACGCTCACCCTTCACTATCAATGCAGGCGTTCGTAACAGGCCTGCGTCCCTCCCGGCtcttctggtctctcgtggagCGACCTCCTACctcggtccccgagatgctccagcgcgcgAACCAGTTCGTGGAAGTCGAGGCCTGGACGGGGGGGAAACGGCAGGAGCACAAGAGGGAAAGACCAGAGCCGGCTCAGGGACCTCCCCCTCCCAGACGCAAGCTCCACCAACCCGATCCTCCCCTGCTAGGACCCCTCAGGGGTACATCCCGCACAGAAGTCTTTCTCCAGATCAGGGAAAGGGGACTGCTCAAAACCCCTTACCCGATGAACAACCCGCGAGAACTGGCCGACCGGTCCAAGTACTGTCGCTTCCACCGCCAAAACGGACATGACACGGAGGAATGCCGCGAGCTCTCGCGGCAAATCTACGAACTCCGCCGGGAAGGACgcctcgacccctccgacgatcagacAGGCAACATCCCCCCCACCTGCCCAGACGGCCCGGCCGAGCGCCTAATCAGCGTCATCACTGGCGGACCAGCGTCCGGAGGGGATAGCATGTCTGGAAGGAAGGCCTACGCCCGCTCGGCCTGGGACGAGGGTCCCCATGGAACTCCCGACCCCCAGGTCACATTTCCCCCCGAAGTCGCCGGACGACTGGAGCATGACGACGCGCTGGTAATAACCGCCAGAATCGCCAATGCCCAGGTAAGAAGGATTATGATTGACACAGGAAGCTCGGCGGATATACTGTTCcacgacgccttccagaagctgggaCTTACGAAGCAAGCCCTGAAACCCGTCCGCTCGGACCTCACCGGATTCACCGGCAACTCGGTTTCACCTTTGGGATCAGTCACACTACCTCTGACGCTGGGGACACCGCCCAAGACTAAAACGGTGATGTCGACCTTTCTGATAGTAGACCTTCCTACAGCGTACAATGCCATCCTCGGCCGACCTTCCCTCAACAAAAGCAGGGCCCTGGTTTCCACTTACCATCAGACAGTGAAATTCCCGACTCACGCGGGAACTGGGGAGGCTTGGGGAAGCCCTCGGGAATCCAGGCGATGCTACCTGACGGCGGTCTCCCTACACAACAGGGCAAAAACCGAAGCACCCCTGGACGATCCCAGAAAAATGAAGCGGCCAAATCCACATCCCGAGCCGTCGGCCCCGACCTACGACGTGTCACTCAAAAAAGGACGCCCGGACCGAACCATTAAGGTCGGGGCTGACCTACCCCAGGACGAGCGGGAACAACTCGTCGGCCTCTTGCAGGAGAACGccgacgtcttcgcttggtcgccatCTGACGCAGCAGGAGTGGACCCGAAGGCAACCCAACATCACCTCAACATATCGCCTGATGCCCGCCCGGTGAAACAAAGGCCGCGACCCCAGGCCCCGGACAGGCAGCAAGCTGTCCGCCAGGAGGTAGAACGGCTCTTAGCGGCCGACTTTATAGAAGAGGTCAAATACCCAcagtggctatccaatgtagttctGGTAAAAAAGCATAATGGGAGCTGGcgaatgtgtgttgactacaccagtcttaaTCAGGCGTGCCCAAAGGACTGCTACCCCCTTCCAAGAATCGATCAGCTCGTGGATGCAACCGCAGGGCACGCCCGACTCtcattcatggacgccttctccggatATAATCAGATCCGAATGACGCCTGAGGACCAGAGACACACAGCCTTCATCACCAACCTCGGGGCATACTTTTACAAAGTAATGCCGTTCGGACTAAAGAACGCAGGCGCAACTTATCAGAGAACCATCAACAAGATATTCGCCCAGCAGATAGGGCGAAACCTGGAGGTctatgtggacgacatgattgtaaaaagccgGGTCTCGGGAGATCACCTAACGGACCTATCAGAAACATTTGCCACACTCCGAAACTGCGGCCTTCGGCTCAACCCCGCAAAATGTGCCTTCGGCGTCAGTACAGgaaagttcctcggattcatTATACACGAAAGAGGGATCGACGtcaacccggaaaaggtccagGCGATCCTCGACATGCAGGCCCCTCGGGCGGTCAAAGACCTACAGCGGCTGAACGGACGGCTGGCCGCCCTATCCCGATTCCTGTCCCgttcgggcgatcgctgcctagcCTTCTTCTGCGCAATAAGAGATCCGAAGAATTTCCAATGGACGCCCCAGTGTGAGGAGGCTTTCCGACAGGTCCAGCAGCATTTAGCCAACCTTCCCCGCCTTGCTTCAGTCACTACTGGGGAAGAGCTCTGCGTTTACCTAGCTGCCTCACAGCACGCAGTCAGCTCGGTACTCGTCAAAGAAGCCGGCGAACAGCTCCCCGTCTACTACACTAGTCATGTCCTGTCCGGGCCCGAGGAGCGATATCCTCCAATCGAGAAGCTCGCCCTCGCGCTCGTGCTGGCAGCCCGAAAGttacgcccctacttccaagctcatccgatcaag GTCGACTCCTCAAGTGGTCGGTCGAACTCGGAGAGTTCGACATCCACTACACGCCGGCCGAGTGAACTAGGCGGAACATGGGTCCTACAGGTGGACGGCTCATCCGCTTCAACCGGCGCAGGCGCAGGACTAGTGCTGTCGGCCCCCGACGGGCAgacgttcgagcgttccctccgcttcgggttccatgccaccaacaatgaagccgaGTACGAAGCACTCCTGGCGGGGCTCAGACTATCCCGCGAAATGCAGGTCGACGCCATCAAAGTCCTCACCGATTCGCAGCTGGTGACCGAGCAACTTAACGGCGGATACGTGGCCAGAGAACCCGCCATGGCAAAATACGTAGCGGAGGTAAAAAACTTAGCCTCCTGTTTCGCACACTTCACGATATCCAGGGTGCCAAGACTACAAAACGACTGTGCCGATGAGTTGGCCAAGCTAGCCTCGAAGCGACCCCCGGGCGCCACCCACGGGATCGAGGAGCTCCCCTCCCCCTCTATCCCGGTCGCGTGTGTTTCGGCGGCCGGCTCCCAAGCCACCTGGTTAGGGGACATGCTGCGCTACAAACGCGACGGGACCCTCCCCACCGACGAAGCCGCAGCCCGACGTATTCGCCGGAAACATGCATGGTACTCCGAAGCCAACGGCCGGCTGTACAAGCGGTCTTTCTCCCACCCTCTTCTACGGTGCCTCGAGCCAGAAGAGGCGGCGGTTGTCCTGGCTGAGGTCCACGAAGGGATTTGTGGAGAGCACATCACCGGCCGGACCCTGGCCTGCAAGATTCTCCGCCAAGGCTATTACTGGCCCACCATGGTCCAGGACGCGATGGCCTACGTACGGAAGTGCGGCCCGTGCCAAAAGCACGCCCGGACCCCCCAACTACCGGCGGTCCCACTCTCCCCCATCACATGCGcgtggccattcgcgcaatgggggctggatctcctcggccccttcccaCCAGCCTCAGGGCAGAGAAGATACATCGTGGTCGCAATAGACTACTTCACCCGATGGCCGGAAGCCGAACCGTTGGCGGCGATCACCGAGCAGCAGATCGAGAAGTTCATATGGAAAAACATCGTGACCCGGTTCGGCCTCCCCAGGACCATCGTCACGGACAACGGGACCCAGTTCTCCGGCAAAAGGATTCAGGAATTCTGCGCTAGCTATGGAATCCGGTTAAAACACAGCTCGGTAGCCCACCCCCAGACGAACGGACTAGCCGAGGTAACAAACCGATCTATCCTGGATGGGCTCAAAAGAAGGGTATCAGCTTCCCGAACGGCCTGGGTCGAGGAGTTACCCAGCATCTTGTGGTCCTTGCGGACCACCCCCAAAACAGCCACCGGGGAGTCACCCTACAGCCTCTCGTATGGGACCGAGGCCGTCCTTCCCCCCGAGGTAGTATTCCCCACCCCTCGAGTAGAAGAGTATCAAGAGACCACATCGGACCAGGGGCTGCGCGCCGGCCTGGACCTGATCGAAGAGCGGCGCGCCGGCGCACACCGGAGGGagctttcttacaaaagagcagTTGCCCGGGTGTACAACCGCAGGGTACGACCTCGGCCCATTAAAATGAACGACTTAGTCCTGCGAAGGGCCGAAGTTAGCAACCCGACCAGGGCCGGGGGCAAGCTGGCCCCCAActgggagggaccttatcggaTCATCGAGGTAGTCCAACCGGGCACATACAAGCTCGCGACAATGGACGGGTCCCGCTTgccgagaacatggaacgtccGGAACCTTAAAAGATTTTTTGTTTAG